The following coding sequences are from one uncultured Cohaesibacter sp. window:
- the acs gene encoding acetate--CoA ligase — protein MSENVYPVPTDVASHALIDNDAYLSMYKQSVEDPEAFWGEHGKRVDWIKPFTIVKDTSFDYHNVSIKWFEDGQLNVSANCIDRHLEKRGDQTAIIWEGDDPADDEHITFNQLHERVSKLANAYKEMGVGKGDRIILYLPMIPESAYAMLASARIGAIHSIVFGGFSPDALADRINGCEAKLVVTADQGLRGGRKVPLKTNVDTALEKVSHDIKTLVVKRTGGDVPMSEGRDFWYDYMMAKVSADCPPEPMNAEDPLFILYTSGSTGKPKGVVHTTGGYLVYASMTHQYVFDYHDGDIYWCTADVGWVTGHSYIVYGPLANGATTLMFEGVPTYPSPSRFWDVCEKHKVNIFYTAPTAIRSLMGAGAEHVEKADLSSLRILGSVGEPINPEAWKWYYEVVGKKKCPIVDTWWQTETGGILITPLPGATDLKPGSATRPFFGVQPVMLDNMGNEIGETACEGVLCIADSWPGQMRTVYGDHDRFVSTYFETFKGYYFTGDGARRDADGYYWITGRVDDVINVSGHRMGTAEVESALVAHEKVSEAAVVGYPHDIKGQGIYVYVTLMEGEEESEELRKELRNWVRHEIGPIASPDLIQFAPGLPKTRSGKIMRRILRKIAEDDFGSLGDTSTLADPTVVEDLIDNRQNR, from the coding sequence ATGTCGGAGAACGTCTATCCTGTACCGACGGATGTGGCATCACATGCCCTGATCGACAACGATGCCTATTTGTCCATGTACAAACAGTCCGTGGAAGATCCGGAAGCCTTCTGGGGAGAACATGGCAAACGGGTCGATTGGATCAAGCCCTTCACCATCGTAAAAGACACGAGCTTTGACTATCACAATGTTTCCATCAAGTGGTTTGAAGATGGCCAGCTCAATGTGTCAGCCAACTGCATTGATCGTCATTTGGAAAAGCGTGGTGATCAAACTGCGATTATCTGGGAAGGCGATGATCCTGCTGATGACGAGCATATCACCTTCAATCAGTTGCATGAACGGGTTAGCAAGCTTGCCAATGCCTATAAGGAAATGGGCGTCGGCAAGGGAGATCGCATCATTCTCTATTTGCCGATGATCCCCGAATCGGCTTATGCCATGCTGGCTTCTGCGCGCATCGGCGCCATTCATTCCATCGTCTTTGGAGGATTCTCTCCGGACGCTCTGGCCGATCGCATCAACGGCTGCGAAGCAAAACTGGTTGTAACCGCCGATCAGGGTCTGCGCGGTGGCAGAAAAGTACCACTTAAAACCAACGTGGATACGGCTCTTGAAAAAGTAAGCCACGATATCAAGACCCTGGTCGTCAAACGCACCGGCGGTGACGTGCCCATGAGCGAAGGGCGTGATTTCTGGTATGACTATATGATGGCAAAGGTCTCGGCTGATTGCCCGCCTGAACCGATGAATGCAGAAGATCCGCTGTTCATTCTCTACACATCCGGTTCTACCGGCAAACCAAAAGGCGTCGTGCACACCACAGGCGGCTATCTGGTTTATGCCTCCATGACCCATCAATATGTCTTTGATTATCATGATGGCGATATCTACTGGTGTACCGCCGACGTGGGTTGGGTTACCGGCCATTCCTACATCGTTTACGGACCACTGGCCAACGGTGCCACAACATTGATGTTTGAAGGCGTTCCGACCTATCCGTCACCTTCCCGCTTCTGGGATGTGTGCGAAAAGCACAAGGTCAACATCTTCTACACCGCGCCAACGGCCATTCGCTCACTCATGGGCGCAGGTGCGGAACATGTTGAAAAAGCTGATCTTTCCTCGCTTCGTATTCTCGGCTCTGTGGGTGAACCCATCAACCCTGAAGCCTGGAAATGGTATTATGAAGTGGTCGGCAAGAAGAAATGCCCGATCGTTGATACCTGGTGGCAGACAGAAACCGGCGGTATTCTGATCACGCCATTACCCGGCGCCACCGACCTCAAGCCCGGATCGGCCACCCGGCCCTTCTTCGGCGTTCAGCCCGTGATGCTCGACAATATGGGCAATGAGATAGGTGAGACCGCCTGCGAAGGCGTGCTTTGCATTGCCGACAGCTGGCCTGGCCAGATGCGCACGGTCTATGGTGATCATGACCGCTTTGTTTCGACCTACTTCGAAACCTTCAAGGGCTACTACTTCACTGGAGACGGTGCACGCCGCGATGCCGACGGCTATTACTGGATCACCGGCCGCGTTGATGACGTGATCAACGTATCCGGCCATCGCATGGGCACCGCAGAAGTGGAAAGCGCGCTTGTGGCTCACGAAAAGGTCTCAGAAGCCGCCGTGGTCGGTTATCCGCACGACATCAAGGGTCAGGGCATTTATGTCTATGTCACCCTGATGGAAGGCGAAGAGGAAAGCGAAGAGCTGCGCAAGGAGCTGCGCAACTGGGTGCGCCACGAAATCGGCCCGATTGCGTCGCCAGACCTCATCCAGTTCGCACCAGGACTGCCCAAGACCCGTTCAGGCAAGATCATGCGCCGTATCTTGCGCAAGATCGCTGAAGATGATTTTGGCTCACTGGGCGACACCTCGACCCTCGCAGATCCAACCGTCGTTGAAGATCTGATCGACAACCGCCAGAACCGGTAA
- a CDS encoding Lrp/AsnC family transcriptional regulator → MSTQQAKHIFDQLDRDLISLLRHDGRAPLSKLADILHVSRGTIQNRLDRLMESGAILGYTVRVREDYELDGIRAIMLIEVVGKSTSQVIRKLRGMPELHTLHTTNGAWDLVAEIQTVSLSDFDRVLREVRLIEGVLNSETSILLSTI, encoded by the coding sequence ATGAGTACACAACAGGCCAAACATATTTTTGATCAGCTGGATCGGGATCTCATTTCTCTCTTGCGTCACGATGGCAGAGCGCCTTTGTCCAAGCTGGCCGATATACTGCATGTCTCGCGCGGTACGATACAGAACCGGCTGGACCGGCTCATGGAATCGGGTGCTATTCTTGGCTATACCGTGCGGGTTCGCGAAGATTATGAATTGGATGGCATACGCGCGATCATGCTGATCGAGGTTGTCGGGAAGTCGACATCCCAAGTTATCAGGAAATTGAGGGGAATGCCCGAGCTTCACACTTTGCATACGACCAATGGTGCCTGGGATCTGGTGGCGGAAATCCAGACCGTGTCACTCTCGGACTTTGATCGGGTTTTGCGTGAAGTACGTCTTATTGAAGGGGTGCTGAACAGTGAAACGAGCATTCTGCTCAGCACTATTTGA
- a CDS encoding cytochrome c, protein MHKLALATIALSLIAAPALAGPKEDAVAERQAYFKKLGGQMKPLAQMLKGDYDAAAAQQHADALAELSTQDISGLFVEGTSSADMADTTKARPAIWEDMDGFAAKYQAFAKAAANLKAEAGKGKAELAAAFGPVGGSCKSCHDSFRD, encoded by the coding sequence ATGCATAAACTCGCACTTGCTACCATCGCCTTATCATTGATTGCAGCTCCAGCCCTTGCAGGCCCAAAAGAAGACGCTGTTGCAGAACGTCAGGCATATTTCAAAAAGCTTGGCGGGCAAATGAAGCCATTGGCTCAAATGCTCAAAGGTGATTATGACGCCGCAGCTGCCCAGCAGCATGCCGACGCTCTGGCTGAGCTTTCAACCCAGGACATCAGCGGCCTCTTTGTCGAAGGCACATCTTCAGCTGACATGGCAGACACAACAAAAGCGCGTCCTGCTATCTGGGAAGATATGGACGGATTTGCCGCCAAATATCAGGCTTTTGCAAAGGCTGCTGCCAATCTGAAAGCAGAAGCCGGCAAAGGAAAAGCTGAACTGGCCGCAGCCTTCGGCCCTGTTGGCGGTTCCTGCAAAAGCTGCCACGACAGCTTCCGCGACTAA
- a CDS encoding cytochrome b/b6 domain-containing protein yields the protein MIDQPENDKSIERIRLWDPAIRLFHWALVICVIAAWGLGEFGPDIMTLHFYFGYAVAALLAFRLVWGFIGPKVIRFSHFFYGPKTTMIYAAKMFERKPSYWRGHNPVGALAAFALLGILIAQVATGLMGDPDDFINVGPLASYVGYDTATLAIKIHETIAPLLLLLVLLHIAAIAFYKLWKREDLIKPMLTGWKWVKKAEND from the coding sequence ATGATTGACCAGCCAGAGAATGATAAGTCCATAGAACGCATTCGCCTTTGGGATCCAGCCATCAGGCTTTTTCATTGGGCTTTGGTTATTTGCGTGATCGCCGCTTGGGGCTTGGGTGAATTTGGCCCTGATATCATGACCCTGCATTTCTATTTTGGCTATGCAGTCGCCGCCTTGCTGGCCTTCCGCCTCGTCTGGGGGTTCATCGGCCCAAAAGTTATCCGTTTCAGTCATTTCTTCTACGGCCCCAAAACCACGATGATCTATGCCGCAAAGATGTTCGAGCGCAAACCGAGCTACTGGCGCGGACACAATCCTGTTGGTGCGCTTGCAGCCTTCGCCCTCCTCGGCATATTGATTGCTCAGGTGGCAACCGGCCTCATGGGTGATCCGGATGATTTTATCAACGTGGGCCCTCTGGCAAGTTACGTCGGCTATGACACTGCAACTCTGGCTATCAAAATTCATGAAACCATTGCACCACTACTGCTTTTGCTTGTTCTTCTGCATATTGCAGCCATCGCCTTCTACAAGCTCTGGAAACGCGAAGACCTCATAAAACCCATGCTGACCGGCTGGAAGTGGGTCAAAAAAGCCGAAAACGACTGA
- a CDS encoding saccharopine dehydrogenase, producing MSPTPSEQKTHIWLRDEDRSTERRTALTPKNAKKLIEAGFTVTVEKSDKRVCKNDEYEEVGCALAEPRSWVDAPKETVILGLKELAETPDKLPHRMIHFAHIYKDQTGWEKELARFVNGDGLLYDIEFLTNENGRRVAAFGYWAGWMGAALGAFRLLERRAGRNEITKGVSPFESQAVIIEQLKALAAEVEGELPTAIVIGAKGRSGTGASECLEAIGIKVTKWDIEETRILDRQALLAHDLMVNCVLMFGPGLLLANKTHLASAGVNMKVISDVSCDPFSDFNPLPIYDAPTSWNEPVVEVAKNGSGDAVEVTSIDNLPSLLPAQAAEEFSDQFITSLLRFDEGIEWKNGKAKFEAIRKKAGL from the coding sequence ATGTCACCTACTCCTTCCGAACAAAAAACACATATCTGGCTACGCGATGAAGATCGCAGCACCGAGAGACGCACCGCCCTCACTCCCAAAAACGCAAAGAAGCTGATTGAAGCCGGTTTCACCGTTACGGTAGAAAAGAGCGACAAGCGCGTCTGCAAGAACGACGAATATGAAGAAGTCGGCTGTGCACTTGCTGAGCCGCGTTCATGGGTCGACGCTCCCAAGGAAACCGTCATTCTTGGCCTTAAAGAACTGGCAGAAACGCCGGACAAACTACCTCACCGCATGATCCATTTTGCCCATATCTATAAGGATCAGACCGGCTGGGAAAAAGAACTGGCCCGTTTCGTCAATGGCGACGGACTGCTCTATGACATCGAATTTCTGACCAACGAAAATGGTCGCCGCGTTGCTGCCTTTGGCTATTGGGCAGGATGGATGGGCGCTGCACTTGGCGCATTTCGTCTGCTCGAACGCCGCGCTGGCCGCAATGAGATCACAAAAGGCGTCTCTCCGTTTGAAAGTCAGGCCGTTATCATTGAACAGCTAAAAGCATTGGCGGCCGAAGTCGAAGGCGAATTGCCAACCGCAATTGTCATTGGTGCAAAAGGCCGGTCCGGCACCGGCGCCAGCGAATGCCTCGAAGCCATCGGCATCAAGGTTACAAAGTGGGATATCGAAGAAACTCGCATTCTGGACCGTCAGGCTCTTCTTGCGCACGATTTGATGGTCAATTGCGTTTTGATGTTCGGCCCCGGTCTTCTTCTGGCCAACAAGACCCATCTGGCGTCTGCCGGGGTCAACATGAAAGTCATCTCGGACGTCTCATGTGATCCATTCTCCGATTTCAACCCCCTGCCAATTTACGACGCACCAACCAGCTGGAATGAGCCGGTCGTGGAAGTCGCAAAGAATGGCTCGGGTGATGCTGTCGAAGTGACATCAATTGACAACCTGCCATCCTTGCTCCCTGCACAAGCGGCTGAAGAGTTCTCCGATCAATTCATCACCTCGCTGTTGCGTTTCGACGAAGGCATTGAATGGAAGAACGGCAAAGCCAAGTTCGAAGCCATCCGCAAAAAGGCAGGCCTGTAG
- the cowN gene encoding N(2)-fixation sustaining protein CowN: MTQKENATDRYVSFVGIECDRNAEKIIGFIERLAKGAARENAYWQHFLTKIEKSRAGDTATGDALFLVHSHINLIRDLFEEYDDAEAMALLEKVEIECC; this comes from the coding sequence ATGACACAAAAAGAAAATGCGACCGATCGATATGTTAGTTTTGTTGGTATCGAATGTGACAGAAATGCCGAGAAAATAATTGGCTTCATTGAGCGGCTGGCCAAAGGGGCTGCTCGGGAAAATGCCTACTGGCAGCATTTTCTAACCAAAATCGAGAAAAGTCGTGCTGGCGATACGGCTACAGGGGACGCTCTCTTTCTGGTCCATTCCCATATCAACCTGATCCGTGATCTGTTTGAAGAATATGACGATGCGGAGGCTATGGCGCTTTTGGAAAAGGTGGAAATCGAGTGTTGTTGA
- a CDS encoding GGDEF domain-containing protein, whose product MLNSLDIATIYVCMFLSLLVAASTMAVVWYSHFQDKAAGYWTLSYILGITASILLALQEQLGPFAPALCTALVIGANIAIFSGFRAFNGYATFKLPFFVAPAVYLLFAALEPRLYNNPNMNVLVQSIMVTGISSANAYLLLTGAGNRELPMTLPASIILMVHATARVCIVFLVLFDPAPVINTRMESTWWKLFLLEIFFNTTMMAISTIILIKDRSEQHHRIASETDDLTGIENRRAFVKKINNALLEDKPDAVLAILDVDHFKQINDTYGHDAGDKALIDLVKTVKRALPTFAMLGRMGGEEFAIFMSGRGLKHQAIFERVRAQIAQTTFEYEGLAIKLTSSIGYASVESVGCSFDNLFTAADCAMYRAKKEGRNRVLAYKPSMRIRELLDEEPDCYTDFSQVPLSLKVG is encoded by the coding sequence ATGTTGAATTCGCTTGATATTGCGACGATCTATGTATGCATGTTTTTGTCACTGCTTGTGGCGGCATCCACGATGGCGGTGGTGTGGTATAGCCATTTTCAAGACAAAGCAGCAGGATATTGGACTCTATCCTACATTCTCGGCATTACAGCTTCGATATTGCTAGCGCTGCAAGAGCAATTGGGGCCTTTTGCTCCGGCTCTTTGTACCGCCCTGGTGATTGGTGCAAATATTGCGATATTTTCCGGTTTCAGAGCCTTTAATGGTTACGCCACATTTAAACTGCCATTTTTCGTGGCCCCGGCGGTCTATCTTCTGTTTGCGGCTTTGGAGCCGAGGCTTTACAACAATCCAAACATGAATGTTCTGGTGCAATCGATTATGGTGACCGGGATTTCCTCGGCGAATGCGTATCTGCTTTTAACCGGTGCGGGCAATCGAGAGCTGCCCATGACGCTGCCCGCCTCGATTATTCTGATGGTTCATGCAACGGCGAGGGTCTGCATCGTCTTTCTGGTGCTGTTTGATCCAGCTCCCGTGATCAATACCCGGATGGAATCCACTTGGTGGAAGTTGTTTCTGCTAGAAATTTTCTTCAATACGACAATGATGGCAATTTCCACGATAATTCTGATCAAGGACCGATCCGAGCAGCATCATCGTATTGCGTCCGAGACAGATGATCTGACCGGCATTGAAAATCGCAGGGCATTTGTGAAGAAAATCAATAATGCTTTGCTGGAAGACAAACCAGATGCGGTGCTGGCTATTCTTGATGTCGACCATTTCAAGCAGATTAATGATACCTATGGTCATGATGCCGGAGACAAGGCGCTCATTGATTTGGTGAAAACCGTAAAGCGTGCTCTTCCGACATTTGCCATGCTCGGGCGTATGGGGGGCGAAGAATTTGCCATCTTTATGTCTGGCCGGGGGCTCAAGCATCAGGCGATTTTTGAACGCGTGCGAGCGCAAATAGCGCAAACCACGTTTGAATATGAAGGTCTGGCGATCAAATTGACATCAAGCATAGGTTATGCCTCTGTGGAGTCCGTTGGTTGCAGCTTTGACAATCTGTTTACCGCAGCTGATTGCGCGATGTATCGGGCAAAGAAAGAGGGGCGCAATCGCGTTCTTGCCTACAAACCGTCCATGCGTATCAGAGAATTGTTGGACGAAGAGCCGGATTGTTATACTGACTTTTCACAGGTGCCGCTTTCCCTCAAAGTGGGATGA
- a CDS encoding L,D-transpeptidase family protein → MSQFTKTITIRKKPGCKSKGLLTFDNQLFPCALGRSGLGPTKLEGNGVTPIMTTHMLYGFYRPDREKRPLSDIPFYPMDRNMGWCDDAEHRNYNRLVRLPFEASHEGMWRNDALYDLVIVLDINIAPRAKNRGSALFMHVAREGLLQTEGCIGLEKRHLRHLLKRVSPQTEIKITC, encoded by the coding sequence ATGTCTCAATTCACAAAGACAATCACCATTCGCAAAAAACCGGGATGCAAAAGCAAGGGGCTGCTGACATTCGACAATCAGCTTTTCCCTTGCGCATTGGGGCGCAGCGGTCTTGGACCAACCAAGCTGGAAGGAAATGGCGTCACGCCCATCATGACAACCCACATGCTCTATGGCTTTTATCGTCCTGACAGAGAAAAACGCCCGCTCTCTGACATTCCCTTCTATCCCATGGACAGGAATATGGGCTGGTGTGACGATGCTGAACACAGAAACTACAATCGTCTGGTTCGATTGCCTTTTGAAGCGTCACATGAAGGGATGTGGCGGAACGATGCGCTCTATGATCTGGTCATCGTTCTCGACATCAACATCGCCCCCCGCGCCAAAAACCGCGGAAGTGCCCTATTCATGCATGTAGCAAGAGAAGGCCTTTTGCAAACTGAGGGCTGTATTGGCCTGGAAAAAAGGCATCTGCGGCATTTGCTTAAAAGAGTCAGCCCTCAAACCGAAATAAAAATAACCTGTTAG
- a CDS encoding GNAT family N-acetyltransferase, whose translation MSYSIRVAMPSELAELGLLSKLSFSAGLVGAYSSAVIEGALPFISHVSEPLVRSGQLYVAEGKDGALVGAGGWSCDYHGIAEVAGVAHIRQFVVHPDYMKQGVGRALFARCLEEAHDIGQFDCQASLSAISFYRSLGFEEISDDMVTLPNGVEFPTRLMRYRRTSPVAK comes from the coding sequence ATGTCTTATTCTATTCGCGTAGCAATGCCTTCCGAGTTGGCTGAACTCGGTTTACTCAGCAAGCTTTCATTTTCTGCCGGGCTTGTTGGTGCTTATTCGTCAGCGGTTATTGAAGGTGCATTGCCCTTCATCAGTCATGTGTCTGAGCCGCTGGTTCGATCCGGTCAGCTCTATGTGGCTGAAGGTAAGGATGGGGCACTGGTTGGTGCTGGTGGTTGGAGCTGTGACTATCACGGGATTGCTGAAGTGGCTGGCGTTGCTCACATTCGGCAATTTGTGGTGCATCCTGATTATATGAAGCAGGGCGTTGGTCGGGCCTTGTTTGCGCGCTGTCTGGAGGAGGCCCATGATATCGGTCAATTCGACTGCCAAGCCTCACTTTCCGCCATTTCCTTCTATCGATCCTTGGGGTTTGAAGAGATTTCAGACGATATGGTCACGCTTCCCAATGGTGTTGAATTTCCCACACGTTTGATGCGCTATCGGCGTACTAGTCCTGTAGCGAAATGA
- a CDS encoding ornithine cyclodeaminase: protein MTAPQKDTLNLVPFVSVDNMMKLILSIGVEEAIEGIATQIESDFKRWESFDKTPRIASHSKEGVIELMPTSDGEVYGFKYVNGHPKNTKEGLQTVTAFGLLADVYTGYPVLLTEMTILTALRTAATSAVAAKYLAPKNAKVMALIGNGAQCEFQALGFKRICGIDTVRLFDIDPIATDKAEFNLRDSGLKVIRTSSHQECVTGADIITTCTADKQCATILTDNMIGSGQHINAIGGDCPGKTELHADILRRSDIFVEYPPQTRIEGEIQQLEADHPVKELWKVMTGQEAGRTSESQITLFDSVGFAIEDFSALRYIYDVIKGTPFYDNLDMLADPDEPRDLYGMVRRAEKSIAAE from the coding sequence ATGACAGCACCGCAAAAAGACACCCTCAATCTCGTTCCGTTCGTCAGCGTCGACAACATGATGAAGCTTATCCTCTCCATCGGTGTGGAAGAAGCCATCGAGGGCATCGCCACCCAGATCGAAAGCGATTTCAAAAGATGGGAAAGCTTTGACAAGACACCGCGTATTGCGTCTCATTCCAAAGAAGGCGTTATTGAGTTGATGCCAACCAGCGATGGCGAGGTCTATGGCTTCAAATATGTCAACGGACACCCGAAGAACACCAAGGAAGGCTTGCAAACCGTCACCGCTTTTGGACTTCTGGCAGATGTTTACACCGGTTACCCGGTACTCCTCACCGAAATGACCATTCTCACGGCGCTGAGAACCGCAGCCACCTCGGCAGTTGCTGCCAAATATCTGGCACCGAAAAACGCCAAGGTCATGGCCTTGATCGGTAACGGCGCGCAATGTGAGTTTCAGGCTTTGGGCTTCAAGCGCATTTGCGGTATCGACACAGTCCGGCTCTTCGATATCGACCCTATTGCCACCGACAAGGCAGAATTCAACCTCAGAGATTCAGGCCTCAAGGTTATCCGCACCTCCAGCCATCAGGAATGTGTTACGGGCGCCGATATCATCACCACCTGCACCGCTGACAAACAGTGTGCTACCATTTTGACCGATAACATGATTGGTTCGGGCCAGCACATAAACGCCATTGGCGGCGATTGCCCGGGCAAAACGGAGCTGCATGCAGACATCCTGCGCCGCTCTGACATTTTCGTTGAATATCCGCCGCAAACCCGCATAGAAGGCGAAATCCAGCAGCTTGAGGCGGATCATCCGGTCAAAGAACTCTGGAAAGTCATGACCGGACAGGAAGCAGGCCGCACGTCAGAAAGTCAGATTACCCTGTTTGACTCGGTCGGCTTCGCAATCGAAGATTTCTCGGCCCTTCGTTACATCTATGATGTCATCAAGGGCACGCCATTTTATGACAATCTGGACATGCTGGCCGATCCGGACGAACCACGCGATCTGTATGGAATGGTCCGCCGCGCAGAAAAATCCATCGCGGCTGAATAG
- a CDS encoding YggS family pyridoxal phosphate-dependent enzyme, which yields MSISSHLAEVQQAIADCEKEAGREDGSVTLIAVSKTFDAETIDKALVAGQRIFGENKVQEAKSKWPQLREKFEDVELHLIGPLQSNKAKDAVALFDVIHTIDRKKIARAIRVEMEKQSKKLDLFIQINTGAEPQKAGILPDEADDFIGFCQVELGLNIRGLMCIPPFDEDPKPHFKMLRKIAKRNDIRELSMGMSSDYREAIKQGATYVRVGSAIFGTRKKKSD from the coding sequence ATGAGTATATCGTCCCATTTGGCAGAGGTTCAACAGGCCATAGCGGATTGCGAAAAGGAAGCCGGACGGGAGGATGGGAGCGTAACACTCATCGCTGTTTCAAAAACCTTCGATGCTGAGACAATCGATAAGGCCTTGGTTGCTGGCCAAAGGATTTTCGGTGAAAATAAGGTGCAAGAGGCCAAATCCAAGTGGCCACAACTGCGTGAAAAATTCGAGGATGTCGAATTGCACCTCATCGGGCCACTTCAATCCAACAAGGCCAAGGATGCGGTTGCTTTGTTTGATGTGATCCATACCATCGACCGCAAAAAGATTGCCCGCGCAATCCGCGTCGAAATGGAAAAGCAAAGCAAGAAGCTTGATCTTTTCATTCAGATCAATACCGGAGCCGAGCCGCAGAAGGCCGGTATTCTTCCTGATGAAGCTGATGATTTTATTGGTTTTTGTCAGGTGGAACTTGGTCTGAACATTCGCGGGTTGATGTGCATCCCTCCTTTTGATGAAGACCCCAAGCCTCACTTCAAAATGCTGCGCAAGATTGCCAAACGCAATGATATCAGAGAGCTGTCCATGGGCATGAGCTCCGATTATAGGGAAGCCATCAAACAGGGCGCGACCTATGTGCGCGTTGGCAGCGCCATTTTTGGAACGCGTAAGAAGAAAAGCGACTAG
- a CDS encoding cyclic nucleotide-binding domain-containing protein, with the protein MSLTSDIVLLKQVSFFRDFDDDQLRLLAFGAEMRAYRAKQVIFRQGDLADSGFVITEGQVRMTISQNGFDQQSQILGPGSLIGEMALMAETRRSAMATAIENVKVIQIRRVTFRRVMDEYPDLAATIHDRIAGRLAGLVDDLERVRSKLGHDDGEAMSLDEVEAFVKRQ; encoded by the coding sequence ATGAGCCTGACCAGTGATATTGTCCTGCTTAAGCAGGTGTCCTTCTTTCGAGATTTTGATGATGATCAGCTGAGGCTGCTGGCATTTGGTGCGGAAATGCGCGCCTACAGGGCAAAGCAGGTGATTTTCCGCCAAGGCGATTTGGCCGATTCCGGATTTGTCATCACGGAAGGCCAAGTTCGCATGACAATCTCTCAAAATGGATTTGACCAGCAAAGTCAAATACTTGGTCCTGGCAGTCTGATCGGTGAAATGGCCTTGATGGCCGAAACGCGCCGATCTGCTATGGCAACCGCGATTGAGAATGTCAAAGTCATACAGATTCGGCGTGTGACGTTTCGGCGCGTCATGGATGAATATCCGGACTTGGCTGCTACCATTCATGATCGTATTGCCGGGCGATTGGCGGGGCTTGTTGATGATCTGGAGAGAGTGCGCTCGAAATTGGGCCACGATGATGGTGAGGCCATGTCGCTTGATGAGGTGGAGGCCTTCGTTAAGCGGCAGTAG
- a CDS encoding response regulator transcription factor: MTARKILLIDDDTELREALIEQLSLYEEFDITQAESAAAAVKAARTDHFDLLIMDVGLPDMDGREAVKLLRKGDFRAPIIMLTGHDTDSDTILGLEAGANDYVTKPFRFAVLLARIRAQLRQHENSEDATFAVGRFTFKPAAKILADEAGGKVRLTEKETSILKYLYRSGDKPVSRDVLLHEVWGYNSGVTTHTLETHIYRLRQKIERNPSNAELLITEGGGYKLVP, from the coding sequence ATGACAGCAAGAAAGATTTTGTTGATTGATGACGACACCGAGCTGCGTGAAGCATTGATCGAACAGTTGTCTCTCTATGAGGAATTTGACATCACTCAGGCCGAAAGTGCAGCTGCAGCCGTCAAGGCCGCCAGAACTGATCATTTCGACTTGTTGATCATGGATGTCGGTCTGCCCGACATGGATGGTCGGGAAGCGGTGAAATTGTTGCGCAAGGGTGATTTCAGGGCACCAATCATCATGCTCACCGGGCATGACACTGATTCAGATACGATTCTCGGGCTGGAAGCGGGGGCAAATGATTATGTTACCAAACCGTTCCGCTTTGCGGTGCTTCTGGCGCGCATAAGAGCGCAGCTGCGCCAGCACGAGAATAGCGAAGACGCCACATTTGCCGTGGGGCGATTTACGTTCAAACCAGCTGCCAAGATTTTGGCCGATGAAGCCGGTGGCAAGGTGAGGCTTACCGAAAAAGAAACGTCCATTTTGAAATATCTTTATCGGTCAGGGGACAAGCCGGTTAGCCGGGATGTGTTGTTGCATGAAGTGTGGGGCTATAACTCCGGTGTCACGACACACACTCTTGAAACCCACATCTATCGATTACGGCAGAAAATCGAGCGGAATCCTTCCAACGCTGAGCTGCTTATTACCGAAGGCGGCGGCTACAAGCTGGTTCCTTAG